Below is a genomic region from Oreochromis niloticus isolate F11D_XX linkage group LG13, O_niloticus_UMD_NMBU, whole genome shotgun sequence.
ACAGGCACATTAGATAAACAAGCTCCAATGATGCCGCTATTAGGAGATGCAGAGGCATAGTCGGCTTAAATGTAGGTGTTTGACACAGCAGCATATGGTGTGCAAATTCCCCCAAATCAACCTAACGCCAGCGTTATCTGGAAATGTCAGGGGGAGCAGACGGATTGAAAAAACATTGCTTTAACGGCAGACGCTTTACGATGTTGAGAAaatgctgtggaggaatttgcCTCTTTAAGACCAACTGGCGAATGGTGCtcctccgtgtgtgtgtgtgtttgtgcagggGGGTTGTgtcgtgtctttgtgtgtgtgaaagagagggaCAGCCATTAAGATCGTAGTTCAAACTTTAATTGTAAATGCGAAACTTTGTCTGGTTTAATGTTTGGTTCACTTCAAGTCTTAATCACCTCCCGGCTCCATTCAGACACCCACCGAGATGTAAACATTCCATAAAGACGATCATATATTCTCTGACTGTCGAGCCTGTAATTCATTATAAATATGAGATGGGACACAATGACATTTTAACGCGGTTGgttttgcaacttttttttttaaacaattgcTTTGAGATGTGGCGTGCTGACAGATGGGTGCCCCCGCCCCCCCATCATGTATTTTACACAATGAGAAACCAGTTTAAACAAACATGCTTCAAAATGTCACCACTGCAACATAACTGGGAGGTTCAGGTGGGTCAAATGCACACCTAAAGGGCTTAAAACAGTAGGCCTTGACATATTtctaacaaaacacaacaacaaaggcAACTTTGTAATTTTAAGGCAATCTTTTTGGTAAGAGAGAAACAAGAGAAACAAGACGGGGGAAAGGGTGGGGCGGACAACCATAAACGGCGGGGAAAGAAAGGCAACATGGGAAAACCACAACAAGACGCTCTTCTTTTGTCTGCTCCCTTCAgtcaccacagtggatcatctgcctccagaTGATCCAACAGCATCCTCTTATGTCACACCGACCCGCTGCATGTCCTCGTTCACTACATCAATTAAtcttctctgaggtcttcctcttttcctactgcctggcagctccatcttcaacactCTTTATATTTAGTATATCTATaaccctcctctgcacatgttcaAGCCATCTCAGGCTTGCCTCTCTAACGTTGTCTCCAAAGCACTCatcctgagctgtccctctgatatactcatttctaatcttgtccattcTGGTCACTCCCAATAAAAATCTaagcatcttcagctctgccacctccaCCTCAGCCTCCTCAGTGCTACCGTCTCCAATTCATACCTCAGCAGGTTTCACTAGCCTCTTGTAAAAGATGTCTTTCACTCTTCCTGCTGTTCTTTTGGCACTCTTGTGCACTCTCCATTTCTTTGGATGGTTGAATGTTTGAATATTtaaacttcttcttcttctgctttggTGTTGTTTCAGTTTATCATGGACCTCTAGACTCGATCATATAAGCCATAAAAAAAGTTAGTAAGCCTTTAGTCAATTTGCATCCACATGAGTGGTttagaatatttaaataaagaatGTTTAAATTTCTATGAGCTTGACTTTCACCTTAAGCTTCTATCTGTTAATCAAAGTGAAACTTATCACACTGCAATTGTAATTACAAGATAGTTTAGTTTAAATAAGCAGGGATTGTAACAAATATTATCTTGGCTCAGATTTTTAAACCTTGTTAAAATGTCAGCATAGATTTAACCTGTCTTGTAGTTTATGTAATTATAAATGCATTAACATAGGCTCTCTTTAACCCAACAGTTTCCTCTCTCTTCCCTTCAGACCTCCTTTCCTCTCTTCTAAAGGCCACTTGTGACGAGATGCCAGTGTTCACTTGTTCCTCCATTTGTACTCACTGTACACCCGGGCACTCTGGATGAGTGTCAGCTACATACCACAAACAAATGCTGAAGTGTAGATGCTAATTCTCGCTTTTTGAGACTCCCTCCTTCCTCCTTCCAGCATGCCCAATAATCTCTTCTCCTTTCTCTATGTCtgcctccctctctgctcctaaTCCGCTCCACAGCCGTGAAAACTCTCCATGAGAGAGAGATGACCCGTTCTAATGGGTGGAGGcaaccacccacacacacagccgTGGAGGGTCcagccaaaacacacacataacacacacacagagccgaAGATTGCCGGGCTTATCAAGACGCAGTGAGCCAAGGAGACACTGCACGATTTAAACCGTTAACAGATGATTTTCAAGTTTGTGGAAACCCTGCCCTGCTCTGTCAAGACAGACGGCCGAAGCTGGTCTGGAGATGAAGTTCAGATCATTAACCGATTGGTCACTTCACAGAAAATCTGTCACAATGTTTTGCTTGTGTGGTAAAGTAGCAAAGCAAAACTTTTGTTTATTATAAAACATTGCAAGATTAATCAGTGAAATGTTACACTTGTACTGTATTGcttttgatctactgcagatAAAGGTTGTGCCACCTGTGAGCacacctgtttgtttgtttttaaccatAACTGCCCATTAGTTACTGATTTATTTCAGGTGAGACTGCAGGTGAATAAGGTAAAGAGATAGCttgacattttattcacaactaTATTCCTTCAATTAAAAATAATGCAGTTTTAGAGAGCTTCTGAAGGATTGTGCTCAAATAAAGTtctaaaaaaagaagcaaaaagcaCTGCAGTGATGAGTATTTGAAACTACTTGAACACTTTCTGTTTATGAAACTTTCCGACTCAGAGTATGAAATCAGGCTTTGAAAGCTTTGTGTTGTAAAACAAAGAACTGTCCTATACATTATGTTCTCCCAGtggatttaatttaattatttctttatttatctatttttaagtttttggaAATTGGATGTAATTTGCACATGAGGTATAATCTTATTAAACAGAATAATTTGAGTAATTAAATGAATACTGACATGTGTATAGGGGATTTTTCTTTCCACTATCTCAAAATTGTCTGGTAGATGAAGaagcatttatttattagtttgttTGATTTAATGTCTTGCTTTAAACCTTAAATAACAACTAAACCAAGCCATAGTGGATCATCACATCATAAGCTTTTAACTGTGATGAACTCATCAGCCTTTTCTACAATAGTTTTTCTCCACAAACTCGTGAAAGAACAACAAGGCTCTTGAAATGCTCTGCTATCTCTTGTGTACTGTTGGTTTCAGTGAAAGCAGTTGCACCCTGAAGCTAAAAATGACACAAGGATCCTGGACTATAAACCGTAAACAATGATTTGAAGCTTAACACAAAGCTTCATAAAGCGAGCAGTTTTGCAGATTTGCAGATTTAGCTGACACTTCAGTTTAGGAACAGGAGCAAAGCATTTTACCTGAGCAACCTTGTAAAGAAAGTTAAAAACTGGTGACTTTTGTGCACTTTTGGATTCAAAGATAGTGGCTCACAATTTAAGCAGCTGTGTGATAAAATGGTTTGACTTGAGATGGTATTCAAACTTATCATATCAACTGAGATCGAACAAAGACTGCTCTCCAGAACGAGGGAAAACCTCGCTGTGGATCGCACCAGCTGTTTTGGTGAGCTGAGTGTGTGCAGGTGTTGAGCTCTCAGTGGGATCATTCAGCCATTTTCCTCCATGCTTGTTTATTAGACCCCTTAAAGGACACACGCAGCTGCTTTTGAATGTTGTTAGCCAGTTGGGTACAGATTACATATGCTCTCCATCCCCGCTGACCATTTGCCAAAGCGAACTACAAGGTTTAAGATTATCATTTAGTCAATAGCATTAAATGCACAATAGTCTTCTCTGGGTCTTTTTCTCCAAGGTTTTCTTTACAGAGAAAGGGGTTTGCGTTTTGGCTGGTTTTTACTGAGTGACACATTTGTTCAGCGTATCCTTGAGTGTGACACAAGGACAGTTTAATTACTGTATGATTTTgtcatgaaaaaagaaaagaagaaatggtTTTAAACCTCTAcaaacaattttaaattgtgttcCTATTTCATTAATCAAAATAATGTGCATTAGAAAAAGATCAGATGAGTGGTGAAGACAGAATTTGTTGGTAAAAATAGAACTTGTTTTAAAAGCATCAGATTTGTTACATTTagactggactactgtaatcCACTGTAAACTACAGTACTACTATAAAGTGGCACTATTTGTATTTAAAGCCTTAAATGGTCTTGCACCTGCACATGTGCTATATATGCTGCATCCATTCActtccaattcaattcaattcaataaaactttattgatcctgaagtacttttattttttcactgttttaattTTTCGTAGTATAGCACTTTGATTTTAAACACGGtacattaataacatttaattaTTGCATTCTCTCTCCAAGCGTCAAATATTTGAACATAAGCTGTGTGTCAGCAAGATTGTTTTTTCTACTCATAATGAGGAATCGTTCATTTATGCATTTGGTCACTGATTAAGTGACATTACTGGTTGCAGGTCACAGATGCTGTTTTCCAGATAGAATTATTTCAGATCTTCCTGTGACTTCAAATTGATTAAACCTTTTACTGAGCTGATGTTTAGGAAAGATTGGTTTGGTTTAGTGCAGGAACAAAAATCTAAATCTTCCCCTAAGCTCAACAATTCATAAGTATAGCTTTTAATTTATGACCTACTCACTACGTCTTCAGTGTTGTCATTGTCTGTTCGGTGTATTTTTTTATAATGTTAATCCAACATGCTCTACAGTGTCAGCTGGAAAGGTTGCATGCAACTTAGCCATCTAACTCAACTCCAGCTGCACAAAGTGATAGAGAGCATGAGTGAGCTGTAGCACTAATGCATGTTAAGTCACATATGAAGGTCTCTGCACCTGCTTCACTGTGTTCTGCTAATGTCAATCACATACATTCACATACAAGTGATGAGGAAATGCAGGTAGTCCAGCCTGGTAGCAGTTCCAGTGTGACTATTAAGACCTGAGGCTAACATGGGTGTCATCAGGCTGTTGTAACGATGTTCATGTGATCAATCACAATCAACACATTCAAGTTACattaataaagagaaaaaaatgctttctgTCTCATTAACAACATATACAGGCTTTAAAGACaacacagccatgttttttGCTCAAACAATATGGGGTGTGTCTACCCTGGGAcaccctgacacacacacacacacacacacacacacacacacacacacacacacacacacatatacaaacatagCCCTGCTAGTTAGCAACAGCAACACTGGCCACATATCTACGCTGGAGTAGCATTTTCTCTAGACCGGCTCCTCTGGCCATGCTTCAACAGATGGCCCAACAGATCCCTGGACGGGCCTGTAAGGTGGAGAGAAAGGGGCTGTGTGGGAGGAGGGGGGGTTGGCACCCTCTAAGGAAGGCTGAGGGGGGGTGTAGTGTGGGTGAGGGAGGAAGGAGACATATGTCCACAGTCCTGGCCCCTGCTGACGGACTGTCTCTGCTGGCTGCTTAGCGATTGGCTTGTCTTTCTcacaaacacaccacacacatgcattagcatgtttttgtcacttaGGAGGATGCTGCATTGACTTCCATATATCCCCTGATGACTGTTGTAATTCTATAGACAAATGCTCAGTCTTAACCCTTAAAAAGGCAGCTTACTTATTTACTTCTTGTCCCCCCGCATTGGGAGGTGACTCCCTGTGATGTGACTGGGTGAACAAACTGTTGTCCTCACAATGTGAGCAGcatatgcacgcacacacacacacacacacacacacacatgcacagatacATAAACTTATTCCAGTAAGTCTGGCAGGTCGCTGCAGTACAGCTCGTCTTCCTCTCCATCTGCACCTAAAAGACCCACGCGCCCCGACAATGAGGTGGCCATGTCACTGCCTGAGCCGAAGCagagggatggagagagagagagagagcgagggagaAAAGCAAGAAGTAgggggagagaggggagggaggggaCGAGGGAGGGACACATTAACAAGCTATAATCTCAACTGCCTTATCCATAATGCATTGTGTGGGCCAATTTACATGGTGCTGGTCCCTCTGGGAGAAAGGAGATCATCCATCACATTACTTTATTAgctccctcactctctctcacagatgcatgcacacacacacacacacacacacacacacacacacacacacacacatcattatttGTCTCTGCCTCTCCCTCTGTTTTGTGGGCCTGTTTTGTCATGGTTGTTGTTTCAAACTGCTGCTGCCTCTATAAAACAACTCCAAACCGAGTTGTGTTTTGCAGACTGTGACAAGCagtgagggatttttttttaattttttaaaatgtgacagccGCTGGTTTCAGCATGCATCAGAGGATTTAGGTACCTGACAGGAATCTGAGGCTGAGCCTTGTTTTTCTGAAGctaaactgaacacacacaaagtaattaAACACTGACTGATTTCCCTTAATTTAATATGAAGCTTTAGGGGATATTTGATGAAATTTAATATGAATAATGAATTACACTGTGCCCCTTTCAAACAGGTAGCCTTATATTGTTAGCAAACAGTatttgaaagaagaaaacaaatatttctcTTCAATTTAAGTCTGTTCAAATGTCCCCTCTAATTTTAAACtatcaaatcattttctttatgatcaaaatatttgtttttctaaagcAAATTTTATGCAAAAGCAGTGTTGCAACATTTAAAGGAGCATTATAAATCAACCAGTACAGGAGTTATGAATCAAAATCAGTAAATTTATTCATGATCAGTGAGGAAGAAAACacgttcattttatttttttgcgcacgtattatatttttaaacacacattttgtgtttcttaaacTGTTTAAATAGCACGATGGAATAGACGCATAAACACTTTCATGCTTCCTTTATTGATAAAGTAACTGTTTGGTTTTACTGGTTTTTCATTAGGTTAATTCAACAtttcaatttttaaaatgatttcgAGTTCATTCTAGAGGTATGTTAAAACACGCCgatttattttgttatcgtgGGCTGGTTTGGCAGGATGTGcgcacagtgtgtttgtgttggctGATAGACTCAGAATCAAGGAAATTAATTGTTGCCACtttagccacacacacacacacacacacacacacacacacacacacacacggattaCAGATCCATCAGATCCCGCAGTCACCCTGTGAATAAAACGAGCTGTAATTGCAATCATATATGTGTGGCTTCAGCTCCGCGCGCCATACCGTACCATTAGTATCGCAAATAAGTAATAATTTGCTAATGACAACATTATGTTGAGTCAGTTTAGGGGCAATTAAAGTGAGTGATATTTACATATGCCTAATGAATCACCGAGCGTGGCAGTTCGGGCGGACTCTAATGAATATTCATCCAGGCATTTCTCCCCTGCGCGCAGCAGTTTATAAACTGAATTATGGCTGATTTGcccttttaaaaaatgaacatgGGCGCATCTCCCACAAGGAGGCGGCGAACAATAACGTCtgattataaaaatgttttactgcTAAACTGCCGGTGAGGAGACGGCGGCAGCGTGGTAAAAGACTCACTTTGGAGGGGTGCTGAGGAGGGAGACTCCACCTAAAATCAATCCAATTTAGTCTGGGCCCTCTCCACCTCTTTTTAGACTGACAGAAATATTCGCAGCGTGCACACGGGGCGCGCTCTGTCATCGCACTGGACATGCTCAGCAGCTGCTTTTACTAGAGGAGTCTGCCTTCAGGTTATCCCGAGCAGAGGTTAGACTCACACCAACCTTTAAAAGCGCAGGGTTGACTCGCTCCTCCACCCGCCTGTGATTTCTCCGGTAATTGCCCCCGGTTGGTGGGTGAGTCGGCTGAGCGTTGACCTCTCAGGTGCGGGGCCAACAGGCGGTATCGGTTTGCATTCACAGGGCGCTTAACAAGATGGGCTGCACGTTTATCATGCAAATAAGCAGCTCTCTAGCAGGTGTCAGCGCACACTCGCATGAGTGCGCACGCACACGTGCATGCGCGCGAGCAGAGGCTTTAACAGCACTGCAGTCATTATCGCATTACAAATGtaaccacagacacacaaggcTGACATATGCAGCTGTGCCTCATAATGACCAATGACCCAAAAACAATAatcaatgatttaaaaaaaacattaaaaccacaCTGAGCACAACTGTAATCCAAAACATCATTTTATTGTAAACATTTTGCACATTATAAGCACGTGGCTGTATTTTTAGATGTAGCATACATATGTGCACTCATAGCCAAGAGGCTTTGGgaagcattttcattttttttcatatatgtTTAGATTTTCAAATACACATCCCGAATGTTTGAGAGTCTAAATCGTTTATTATTATACTATTAAAGATAATACTGTCTGGCTTTATTAAGTTAAACATGCAGAATCACTGCCTACAAATATAACACTCCTCACAAGCTTTTGGTTGGTGTTGATAAATCATGACAACTTTTACATTTAGGTTAACTGGATCTGTAGATCGCTTCAGTCCTTCCTCAGTCCTTCAGTTTGTCGCCACCTCTTTGATTCAAATGTATCTGCTGCCACCTTGTGGTTCATTTGTGCCACTGTCGTTTGTGGGAGTAGCACAAATGACAGTGGCACGCATTTTGTTTCATACGCTGCAACTTCAGTTGTCTGGATTATATTGTTTAGATGGGAAATGAATTCTTATATAGTCTTTGTCTGCTACACTTCAGCACTCAGAGCATATATACAACATGTTCCATTCACCCCAAAAATTCATACAAACACTTTTTATCTAACAATAACACATTCACATGCCAGCGAATGCATCAGGAGCAACATAAGGTTCAATATTCGTCTCGTTAGTAGATGGCCTGTTCTGTAatctacagccaccccaaacaATTTAGCTTATATATTTCTGCACTGGTAGCCAaaaaagctttcatttttatattCAGATTTTGTGCAATCTAAATAATGGAAAAGTTTCAAAGACTTATTTTGAAATAAGTCAAATTTATCTATAAAGTAAGGTATTTACAGTGTGGCCCATTCTTTTTCATAAATTCTCCGTGGGCTGCTTGATATCAGCAGATCACAGTTTGTGGGACTGACTGTACTAAAAACATCCTCAAAGACCAACTTCTTCCACTATGCCAGGAGCTTTTTGGTGAGCTGACAATCCATCTTCACTACACAGACATTATACTGAATTCatgaaatcataaaaacatagaaAAATTAGGATGTAACtgtcacaacaacaacaaaaagttgtttttaatactttcaCAAAAAGCTCTGCTGATcgtacaaaaaaaataaaaagtcagctCAAGAAAGCAGAACTGGGAGGGAttcataaaaacatgttttgcttACAAATGAActtctttagtttttttctagCAATGGCAGACACGTGAGACTGTGCGTAAGTGAAGTTATTTTTGAGTCAACATTACACCAAATCATTTTGAAATAGCTGAATGTTTAGTTGCAATTAGGGACCCTCCATCTTTTCACAACATCAGCTGTGGTTGACATTAtgacatgcagaaaaaaaaactgctgcagTATATGAAACGGTGTTGCAGCCTCACATTAGATAAAGGAAGTGGACCACAGCTTTCATTGCATTCTCCATGTTCTACAGGTTGTGAAAAAGGATTCAGTCCCCTtcccatttttatttatttttgcaaatttgtCACACGTGTTTCAGATCAATCAAAATTTAATATTAGTCAAAGGCAACCaggataaatacaaaatgcagtttttaaatggtgATTTAATTTATAATGAGAAAAAAGTTTTCCAAACTTACCTGGCATTATGTGAAAAAGTCATTTTCTAAGGCCAATAACGAGTTGTGCCACTGGTTACTGCAGCAAGAACTACACTCAAGCATTAGTGATAACTGACAATGAGTCTGTCACAtctctgtggaggaattttttcCCACAGTATTGCTTTACTTCAGCCACGCGAGGCTTTACAAGCACGAATCGCCTGCTGCATAACCCAAGTGTGCTTGAACTTCAGGGCACGAACTGATGGCTGGACAGCTGTCCTTCAGGATTTTGTGCTAGAGATCAAAATTCGTGGTTCCATCAATTACAGCAAGTCGTCTATGTCCTGATCCCGAAGCAGCAAAaaagccccagaccatcacactaacACCACCATGTTTGCCTGTTGCTTTGATCAGTCTAAAGAATATTTTCCCATGAGTCATGAGGATTATCAAGAATGTTTTTGGCATCTTTTGTTTCCTTTCTGGTCAGCAGTGGATTTTTTCCTTGGAAATCTCCCATGAATGCCATTtctgcccagtctctttcttactgTTGAACCATGAACTCTGATTTTAACTGATTGAAGTAAGCCAACACTTTAGATTATGTTATGGGCTCTTTTTGACCTCTTGTATGCATCGTCAATTAGTAGATTGAGATAGCAGTTTTCcctcaataaataaaaattgccattttaaaactgtattttgtatttacttgtttgatgatctgaaccCTGTAAGTGTGCCGAATATgtgaaaagaggaaagaaatcagcaaggggcaaatactttttcacagcactgcatAGGAAACAAAAGAGTAAATATTGGTCGGCTAGATAACACAGGAAGGAAAAAGATTGTACATAGAAACAGCAAAACTCTTTGTTTGGCCTATTTTAACACACTAATAAAGAACTGTGCAAGCTTGATGTGATTAAAGTTATTGAACCAAAACTTCAAAACTTTTTCCCAGGACAagaatgcaaaaacaaatttaaactctTTCAAATGCATTCAGTTTCCAAGAAACTTGGACATTTTCCCCACTAATTCAAATGACCGAAATCCTGCTTGTAAAGAGAgattaaactattttttttatcaatataCAAAAGTGACATATATGACAGATGTCTCTGGCAATTTCGGCAGGTGGAGTTCAGGGAAAGGCAGCGCACCACTGCTGTCTATGTGTGTCTTTACTGTGTATGCTTTAACCACTGCTCCCCCGTCCAGCACTGATTTGTGGATGATTCCCAGTCTGGCTTGTTCATAATACTCTGCTCCGATCTCCCTGCCCAGGAAGATGTCTTGGACCTGTGCTGGAGACAGACTTAAAAAATCTCTCTTTATGTCTGTGATCAAGCCCAGATTTGTGTCTATTTCTGTGTTGTACCTATTTGTGTCTAAGTGAGCATTGTTTTCTCTGTCTGGGTCTCCATTCTTGGCTCTGTTCAAATCTGGATAGGGATAAAATGGATTCTGCGGCAGGTTGACCACCGTCAGCCTCTCCAGGTGGTGCACGGCAAAATATCCTTCCAGATTAAAAGGAGGCATCCCACTGGATCCGCAATAGATCAATGTGAGGTGCCTCACCTCTGAGTTGTTGAGCAGACGTGCTGCATTTGATGGTGACGTGAACCAAACGGTTAAACGTCTCATCTGGAAAACAGGAGACAAGTGCGACTGTAGGCGGTGCAGTGTGGAGAGCTGGATGTCCTTGCATATGCAATCTGTAAGCGATGAGATGCTGCAGGGTTGCGGGTCCTGGCTGCAGGAGTAGTACAAAAAGCTGTTGTGGGTTACATAAGCCAGGCGCAAGTCAGATCGCTGCAGAGCCACCgaaacacacagcagcacacagaGGAAAGGGGCAGGGGGGCTGAAGGCAGCCATCACTGCTGAAGGAGAGTCTCAAGCATCTTCATCATTCCTGCATTTAAACACAACATTACATTATTATCAGCAAATCACACTTATTGTAGCAGTCTTAGTAAATTATGGCCACGGTTATCAAGGTGAACAATGAATGAACAAAGGCTACTATTCTCTGAACAGacagtcatttttttcatttgttatttattgttttttacagTTCAGTCATAGGTTGATTCTCCGAAGTGTCATTTAGCAACCAAAACTTTGAGAATACAGTTCATTATTATTGACACGTACTCACTTTCGGAGGCAGTCACT
It encodes:
- the si:ch73-52p7.1 gene encoding uncharacterized protein si:ch73-52p7.1; the protein is MAAFSPPAPFLCVLLCVSVALQRSDLRLAYVTHNSFLYYSCSQDPQPCSISSLTDCICKDIQLSTLHRLQSHLSPVFQMRRLTVWFTSPSNAARLLNNSEVRHLTLIYCGSSGMPPFNLEGYFAVHHLERLTVVNLPQNPFYPYPDLNRAKNGDPDRENNAHLDTNRYNTEIDTNLGLITDIKRDFLSLSPAQVQDIFLGREIGAEYYEQARLGIIHKSVLDGGAVVKAYTVKTHIDSSGALPFPELHLPKLPETSVIYVTFVY